Genomic window (Canis lupus dingo isolate Sandy chromosome 6, ASM325472v2, whole genome shotgun sequence):
TGATAAATGCATGACTCTTGGGGCTGTGTCGGTCTCCTCAGTTTGGTTGGAGGGCAGACTTCCTCACTTTTGGGAAAGAAAGCTGTACCTCGTTGAGAAGAAAGACAGGGGTGCCTAGCCACTGCAGTGGAACATAAGTGCATTTAGAAGTGTGCATATTGAAGATGGGTAGtcaagggggtgggtgggagtcTGTACCAATCATCTACCCACTGCCTCTCAGCTCTAAATTCACCTTTGACTggcctggaaaaacaaaacaaaaacaaaaacaaaaccaaaacagatcTGGACCCTttacatatttttccctttgccaGCTGACACTGAAGCTTTGTCGGCAGAGGATGCAGGAGACACCACCACAAGACAGACTGTGTCTCCCAGGTCCGGATGCTCTCTCTTGCAGCATGGGCAGCTGACCCAGCTGCAGGCCCTTGCCGGGCTCACCCTTCCCCCCAGCAGCTGCCTTGGCAGTTTTGTAGCAGAGCACAAGTGAGACACCTTCCCAAAAGATCTATCTCCTGCAGTTCCATGGGGTGGCATCACAGTGACGTCTCTGCCATGCGATAAGCAGAGGGCCAGGTCCAGGAGTTGGGATCTCAGTCCTGGCATCATATGCTCTCCTCCATGGATACActatctctgttctttttttttcttttttttctttttaaaaaaattttttaaaaaaaatttatttatgatagtcatacagagagagagagagagagagagagagagagagaggcagagacataggcagagggagaagcaggctccatgcaccgggagcctgacgtgggattcgatcccgggtctccaggatcgcacccagggccaaaggcaggcgccaaaccgctgcgccacccagggatcgctcTCTGTTCTAAGTTTAGGGATTTCTCCTTACCTCTGCTACTCTTCTTTAGTGGTCTCCTTACCTCTCACTAGCCAAACCCTTATACactaataattctttatatttatatcaaacCTGTCCTGTTCAAATCACTGTGTAGTCCATTCTCCTGCCTGGACTCAAACTGACAGGATAACTCTACCACCTATGAAGCAACCGGCAAGAAAGCTGGAAATCAGCTTTTATCACATGCTCTCCCCCATCTCTACAATGAACTGGTTCAGATTGGTTATCAATTTTTGTTGATTCTAATTCCTTCATCTCCACTGAATTAAGAATCTTCTCATCTACTGTGATTTAGTTTAGAGCTCTGAAATATTCACTGGCTACTACAACAAATCTAGAACCACTTTTGGTATCTATCTTTTTGTCAGTCCTCTGCTGCCAATCTTTTCTGTTCTAAGATCTTTTCAACCTATAGccatagtttttttaaaaaacataaatcccACTCATGTCATTCTCctgattaaaattatttaatcccttgggatccctgggtggcgcagcggtttggcgcctgcctttggcccggggcacgatcctggagacccaggatcgaatcccacgtcgggctcccggtgcatggagcctgcttctccctctgcctgtgtctctgcctctctgtctctctctgtgtgactatcatgaataaataaaatctttaaaaaaaaaataaataaataaaaaaaataaaattatttaatcccCTACTTTGATAATGAAATTCAAACCCCCGCTCCTcatgatttagcacctgcctcgtTTTCTATTACCTTCCACTAGTCAAACCTTCTCTCatcaccacaccacaccacaacCAATTTCTTCTACTGCATGGAACAACTTCCATTTCTCTGGCATGGTTCAGGCTGTCTTTGTCGTAAAATCTGGGCCTTTGCATCTGCTGCTTCCTAAATTACTAAGCCTCTATCACTCAACCTGGATAACTCGTTCTTGACAGGATGAGATCTGAGGTAGCCACAGACTAAAATCACCATGACCTTAGTTAGATGTGCACAGTGATTTGTACTTAGAAGGCAGTATGTGGCACTCAAACCATAGCACCCTAGTGTATGCTGAGATAGAACACTGTGATAGGAACCCAGGTCTCCCCTTGCCTGGTCCAGGTCAGTGCTCACTTAGAAGGATCACATCACCGATATATTTGTCCATCAATGATGGATACACACCCAAACTGATTTAACTTTTTCTTACCTCCGGAAAGATCCATCTTATTGCTCTGTACATTTTCTTCGGGTGAGTCTCTCTGAAGCAAGAAAACACATTGTGTTAGCGGGCCTTGacttattaatgaaaataaaaatgaaaaattttactttatatttcagtatttgtcaaaaatcaaatggACCGCAAAACTCTTTCCACTGcctaataagaaaattttaaaaataagatatgtgATCAATGTTTTTAGCTAAAAGTGTAAAAAGACAGAAAGCTTCATGGCCAATTTTACTCTAACCTCCAGCATATACATAAAGACTCAAAGATAAtttgttaagaaaacaaaaaactgaagttAGGGTAAATTTACAGACCATCACTCAAAGAAGGGCTGCTATAAAAATACACTTACCGAAAAACTGATATTTGAAAACTGTTTAACGAATGGATTTATCCATGCTTCTTCTTGTTTGTTTCCACCTTTCATGGTTCCCTTTGCAAAACAAAAGAGTAGAAAGCTGCCATGGCCACCTCTATTGATCTAGGTACAGTGATGGATTAATAAAACTTCAAGACAATTCCCAATTCTCATATTTAGCCAATTAATTTCTCCTCCAACCAATTTTAGCAGAGTTGTTAACAATTACAAAtcaacttatttaattttcaactttCTTTGCTCCAGTCCTCTGGTATGGCTGTAACGTACAGAGAAATCTCTAACAGCAAGCAGTCAGAAGGAAAAGACGGAAGCAAAGGGCCTTGATgatccacaaaaagaaaaaaaaaggtcctcACAATAACAGAGAACTGCTCATCACAATTTCCAGTTTACAACTGGACTATGTTCTAAGAGCTTAATTATAACCTCGATTTGTGGCATTCTCATAACACACCAAAGTAAAAGTACTCGTTAGGTTCCTCAGGTTAGTCCAAAGAAACCGACATAACCCACGATTTAATTACGCTATGCGCACTGtactgaaaaactataaaaaaaaaaaaacaaaccaaaactattttaaaatttcaatttgtgTCACTGAGAACACAGTACTCCAATGGCAGCTGAGCTGggggttccccccacccccctccaccttGGTGCCAGTGCCGTAGTTGGCTAGGCACAGGCAGTACAGAAACGCCTTTGAGGCACACTCTCAAGGAACCACGAGCCTGGCTGTCGGGGAGGCTGGATGCCACAGGGACCAAGGTCTCCAATGAATATGAAGACCACGGGGCTGTTCTTGGTCTGACCTTAATTCCCCTTTCCCGTTGCTACCGCCTGTTCCTTCCGACTGTGGGACAGAACACAGTTTCATGATCCCCCCCAAGTGCAGGTCTCTGAAGCAAGCACCTAACCCTTGCCAAGGTTTCTGAAGTCCTCCTTgattcctctgcctccccctgccctcttGCCTAACTGGCTGCCAAAGCCTCTGTCCCTCTGATTTCGAAATGCCTCTCTACTCAGTCTCTTGCACTACACATCCACTTTGGTTTCCCAGTTCAAGCCCTCACTTCTCACCCGAATGAGTGCAGAAGCTTCCTGACTGAGACTCCCCCAACTCTGGTCTCTCCTCTGTGCCAATTATCTTTCATACCATCACTGGTTagctttctttaaagaaagtagtttttaaaagccCAAGGTCATGTTGCCTTCTATGCAATTTCATTGGCTCCATATCTTAGAATAAAGTTCAAATTCTTTGGCATGGTATTGAAAATACTTTACAATCTAGCCTTAATTTAACTATAGAGCCAGATCTCCTATCACCTCTTTCAGAAATTCTCCACTTTAGTATGTCAGGCTACTCTTTTCCTTAGCATATCCCACCCGCAGGCATCTTCCAAACTCAAGTGGCCACTCCTTAGCGCTCTCCTACTGTCCCATACTAGACTCTGAGTTCCTCGAAGGTGCAGCTCATTTCTTAGTGTTTCTGAACCCCCAGCACcaagcacagtacctggcacacagcagaagctaaataaatgtttgcagttgctttctaaaagatttttactagcagaaacaaaggagaaagagtaAAAAGGCTACAcaccctttcccttctcctttttttgcCACTCAGACCCTGTAAGGAAAGACAAAGTCACAAAACAGCATGGTCCAGTGGGAAGAACACAGGGTTTGGAATTAGAAGACCTAAAATTAAGTCCTTGCTCTGTCAACTAGTTATGCATCTTTGGGCAAGTCACCACCTTTGACAGTCTCAAATTCCTCATCGGTATTCTACCTCAGAAGGTCATGAGGATCAAATGGCTTATGTAAAATATGGGAAAGCATTTCATAAGCTATATGCAGTGGCAATAGGCAAATTCAGCCAAATGcaacatctttttaaatgaaaatggcaGGTCCTAGACTGAGAATCCCAGGATTAAAAGGGAGGGACCCTGGTGGCCAACTAATGTAACTACTGGATATTTGACCTCTAAGATCCcgggggctgggggtaggggggtagGGGCGGTGGGTTGGTGGCGCACACCAGTTTTCAAATAGAGTGAGGCGGAGAGAACCACCTGAGGGTCTGGgcacatattttgaaaatggtCCCCAAGAGAATCTGGCACCAGCATCCAACACCACCTCTTAAGAGACAGTGCTCtacatcagtggttctcagctctAGCTCTGCATCAGAGACATATGGGGTCCAATTTCCAAAACTACAGGAGGCCTGGGATATAGTAAGCTGTACCTGTAACAAATGCCATAGGACTCTGATGTACTCAACAGGTTTGGGAATAAGATTTGTCCACATATCAGAGGAAAATCAAATGGCTCATTCCTAGGGATTTTTGTCACAGGACCTTTAGGGCTAGGGGAAGGGATACAGATGGGGGATGAAAAAGGAAGCCACCGATTCTGGGTAaaggggagggctggggactGCGGGTGAAGCGGAACTGGGAGTCAACATGGAGATTTGCCCTTCTCTTCACCCCCACCGCTGCAAGCCCACCTTGGGGTGAGGGGCTGTCCCAGGCAGCactggtggagggagaggaggagagaaatccCAAGCTGTAGCAGTGGGGAGAAAGGAAGTTCCTGCAGTCTTATGGCTTTCTAGGTGGCTGCCCATACAAAAGGCTATACCTAAATTGGGGACTGCCTGGCCTGTACTCATTGCCATAAATGGGCAGGAAGAACATAAATTTCCTGAGGGTAAACTACCTTTGGAATTGAAAATTTCAAGGGCTTTGCCCTTGAAATGTTTACCTTCGAtgacattttctttgtatatgGAGGCCAATTTAAAGATGAGTTAAGCTCTTGAGATGAATTACTATTCCACATTCCAATCTCTacatcctcttcctcttcccagccAGTGGGGCGATTTCCAGGCAATGGCATATCATCACCACACCAGCCATCTTGCATAGATTTTGGCCCTGATTGTGATTTGTGATACAAAGAGAAACATGATTTAATCAAACAATTCTTTCTGGAGAACAAGCACTCATTATGGGGGTGGGGAATCTAGGAAAAACCCcacttttatttcccttcacaAATCTACATGGTAGGAATCTATGTTTTATACTTGAAGTTTCCActaagcaagatttttttttttttaaagtaatctctacacccaacatggaccctgaactcatgaccctgagagagCAAGAGTCTTACGCTCTACACCACCTGAGTGAAtcaggtatgcctgggtggctcagtcagttaagtgtccaacttttgatctcggatcaggtcttttttttttttttttttttttttaatttatttatgacagtcacacagagagaaagagagaggcagagacacaggcagagggagaagcaggctccatgcaccgggagcccgacgtgggattcgatcccgggtctccaggatcgcgccctgggccaaaggcaggcgccaaaccgccgcgccacccagggatccctcggatcaggtcttgatctcagggtcttgatcaagcctcccactgggctccctgctgggtgtggagattactttacaaaaaaaaaaaaaaaggaaggaaggaaggaaaggaaaaaggaaaaaggaaaaaggaaaggaaaaaaagtatctcCCGTTCTTTTTACAAACAGACCATTCCTAAACATGGCCTTCTTGTTCAAACTCAACAATCTGTATGGCAACACACAGGGCAGAAAGGATCGAGGAAATTTCAAAGAattcattttgatatatattttcaaagagaatGGCCAGAAAGTATTGCAAGTTATGAGCAGAAAGCATCTCAACTGGATACTCAGCTTTTGGAATTCCTATGGGGACCCCACATACAACTTATGGGATAGTAATGATGTTCATCTGAATGTTGAATCAGGTCTTTCCTGaactttgttgattttctgtataaTATTCAGGGAGTAATCTGGAACTGAGCCAGTTTGGATATGCATCCACATTACTCTATAACCTGTCTCTAATGCTGGATAACATGAAAGTTGCTTGATTAGGTAATCTGATTTGGTAAAAGAGAACTTCGATTTGGTGAAGTAAATGCAAATCCTTATAGTTAACAGTTCTAAGGAAAGACAAGAACATCCAGAAAGCTAAAAAGAGCAAATCAAATtacaaattcaaagaaacaaacagtaaaaTCACATAGTAGGATACACAGATACATTTATCAATGATACAAACATTATCTGATTATTTAATTGTAGTCAACAAGAGATCACCACTGTGACAAAAGAGCCACCAGGAATTATCAATAACTTACCAGATTTGCTTAATGCTTGAGGACCAACAGAGCTGGAGCCCCACGTGGATGTGTTGGATGCTGCAGCAATGGGCTCCCCCCAGCTGGGACCACTGTCTATGGGTTTACCCCATGCTGAAGTACCATTATCCACAGTTGTGGCTGGAGTAGAAGGCTCCCCCCAGGGCTCACCCCAGCCTTTAGAAAGTGTGGGAAAAGAAGTCATCAGCACAAGGTAGGGTGGTGCAGGGCAATAAGGAGTACTCAGGGAACAAAAGATGAAGATGTTCATATTCACAGACTGAATAATGATGCTGCAATGGGCATGGGCAAAGACAATGGCTTCTGTTTTATGCAAAGAAGACAAATCATTTCCCATCATCATAATTTAACTACCggtgtgaaatttttttttttccatcacctatttcataaTTGCCCTCTGGGTGTAGAGCGGACTTTTTTTTGAATGACCTTAATTATGGCAAGTTATCCTcctttgaaaatgaatttaattccTGGAAAAGTCAAGTCAATCTGAGGCAAACCTAGTAAATCCAAGCAGGTAATCAAGTTGGGTAATAGTGTACATAAACGATTTTTACCATAAGTGCAACCTTTCAACATCACTATTCTGGggcaaaaaaaattaactacaatACCAACAATAGGTAGACATCCTACTTTTATACACGCTGGACAACACTTCTTAAAAATCCAGAGGTATCAGGTTGTCTAATGTAAAGCCATAAACAACATTCAAAAGAACTCAAACAGCCTTTTCCTTAGATGAATACCTCTTTCTTCTATGAATTAAATCCAAATACCATAAACTATCCTGGGGGGAAAAGAATTAGACGCTGAAAGGTTAGCTCATGAAAACATTCCTATCCCTCCAACGGGACTGCTTATTATTCCATTACCAAAGACAATGCATTCCAATGACACTTAATGAAAATGTCGTTGTCAAGATAATCTGCAGAGATAGGAATTAGCTCCTTGTTATGAGAGTGGGAATATGTGGGAATACACCAGAAAGGTATTATCAAATGTTTTGagcacacaaacatacacactgTATAACTAATAGACTTGGATTTCATGCCTACTTAAATAAATCCCTTCCAAGGCCAAATATAGCACAGGGTATTTAGAGAATATTGTACTTggatgcttgttttctttctggggATTCTGTaatcaaataacaaaacaaagtaagTAACGACTTGACTCAGAAGAACTGAGAAGTGTACAGCATCCCCAACAGATACCACTTTCCCAACTCTACCTTCTGCTGTCTTCCTAGCAGAGAACGGAGTGTGGGAGATTCACAACCAACATGGCCACAGACAGAGCTCGGTTCCTGATGTTAAACACCTTGCCCATTCTTTTATTCACTAGAAGCTCCTCCTGGgttggagggaggggggaaagccCTTTGTGCGCATATGCAAATACTGTTAAATCTTACAGCACCCGGTACATTGAAAGGAGGCTTACAATACTGTGAAACATTTTGTAACACCATCAGACTCCATTAAATGAAAACTTACCAGAGCCACTGCCTGCCTCTTTGTTTGAGATGGCACTTGCAGATGGTAGCAACTGGTGTACCTGTGCTTGCTGGTCTGAACGGCTGCTGCCATTTGGGACATTTTTGTTCCACATGTTCACATTTTTGTAGTTGTATTTGCTCGGATCTCCCCAAGCTGAAGTTCCGTCATCGATCTCCATTTTGCGACGTATGGATTCTGGGGATGGTTCCTCCCAGCCTGTGGGCTCTTCTTCTTTTGTTGGGGCTGGTATAGGTCCTCCCAGCCAGCCTGTACCAGGAGGTTTGCCTGTTGCTGGTGGGATTCCCCAAGACCCGACAATGTCTTGTTGCTTGTTCCAGTCTGGAGAAGTGACTGGCTTTGACGAATCTCCCCAACCTAGAGACTGATTAGACTTTGGAGGATCTCCCCATCCCTGGGAAGGATTAGGTTTAGAAGATTCATCCCATCCTGACGAATTATTTGGATTTATGTTATTTCCCCAAGTAAAAGAACTAGTTTTACCAAGTTCATTCCAACCAGAAACAGACCTGTCACTGTCACTACCTCCTGAGCTAGATTTCTTATTAGCCTCACCCCAATGGTTACTCCTTGACGTTTCTCCCCAGTTATCACTGGCAGAAACGGACCACCCTTGGTTTGATTTCTGTCCATCACCCCATCCCTGTTTGCTCTTTTGCGAATCATTCCATGCGGACTTCTCTTCTTTGCTGTTCCCCCACTGATTGCTCTTGACCATTCCTGTAGCAGCAGCATCATCTTCCCATCCCCCCTGGCAGCTTGAGCCTTTGGAATCTCCCCACCTCAGAGCAGGTTTGGGATCTCCCCACCCCGATACAGATGAGGTATCATTACTAGTAGGGCTAGTCTTATCTGTACATGCCCCTGAGTTAAAAGTCTGTGTTGCAGAGCTTCCCCAGGCCTCTGTCCCATTGTCagtctttctttcccctctagGTGATGTTTCCGTATCCCAGGCAGTATTCTGCTTAATAGGAGTCTGTCCCCAACCAGAGTTGGAGAGGACACGTGGATCCAAGTCAGTTCTGTTTACGATGCTTTGGAGTAATGTGTGCTGATCAATTTTTCTCCGATCTCTACTCTGATTTTCCCCAGTGGCTTTCTCCTCGAGGCGTCCAGTGCTTTCTGTACTACCTTCACTCTCCACTGTACCTCCTGTTTTGGCCCACACACTGTTCTGCTCAGTTGTCTGAGATGCGGCAGAAGCCTGATCCTCTTCCTCAGTAGATTTCCATCCATTTGTAAACTTCTTACCATTGCCATTTGCACTGTCATTGGAATGCTGATTGCTAGGCAGTTTGCTCCACTCCACGCTGGGTATATTAGTGCCAGTGTTTTGTGCAGGAGTTCCCCATCCTCGTCGACTTCCTCCAGAATTTGCGCCATTTCCACTTCCCCACGATGCATTCTGGGAATTCGTTGCCCCAGACTCCCACACACCTCCTCCTTTATTTGTGTTCACTTGAAAGTTAGTGCCCATAGGCCCATTTATGCCAGGCTGCATTAGAGTTGCATTCACAGTGTCACCATTAGCTTGGCCGTTAGGGCTCGAACATTTGTCTCCAGAGTAATTAGAACCATAGGCACCCCACGTAGTACCGTAAGAGCCTCCACTTTTTGGCTCTCCATTGCTAAGATGAGAAAGGGAAGTGCCATTCATAACCGATGGAGCCTGTATCTGAGGATGATTCATTGTGCTCACACGCCAGGCCCCTGTATTACTAGGCAGTTCGTTATTCTGTACTGAACCGGAGTTTGGTAAACTAGAGGTCATAAAGTTAGTAGTGTTATTTGGTCCAGTCATCTCAGTGGTAATATTCTGAGGTTGACCACTGAATGAAACCTTCTGTGTACCACTTACTTCAGATTCACAAGTTTCCTGAAGGCTTCCCCAGGTACCATGGGTGGAAGAACCACCCACTTTAGAGTTAATACTCTGATTGTTAGGCATCTGGCCTATGGTACTACACTGAATATTGATGCCAGAACTACCGCTCCCTACAGGCCCTTTGAGGGCAAGTCCGTTGTTGTCTAATACTGGCCAGGCACCATGGTTGCTAGCTGAATTCAAAGTGCTTGGATTTAACCCTCCATTTGATGAAGAACTTACAGTGCCCCAAGCATTCATTCTATTGTTGCTACTTTCTGATTTGCTTTCAGGAgcatccacagagacctgacatgTGCTTATTATGGCTCCATGGGAAAAACCCCATGGCCCAGGACTACTTCCATGGCCCACATTATTGCTGCTGCTACCAACCACAAACTTGTTTTGGGAACCAAGTCCAGTGCTATTCCGAAGGCCATCTTTTTCACCACCTGTGCTCCCTGAAGCCATGATAGTGATGTTTCTCTCTGATTCAGAACTGGAGGCAGAATCAGCATCCATACATTCTGAAGCCAACTCTGGATCACTGCCAGGGACTGAGGGCCATGCTTCTGTCTCAGGGGAGTCGTTTACAACAGCATTCTTACAATTTGTGCTAGAGTCACTCGGAGAAGACACAGGTCCCCGCTGTGAATTTTCATAATGGGATCCTGAAGTACTGTGGTTTATATctagaataaaggagaaatacaaaaaCTATTAAGTGCTTGGAAAGATGAGAAATGTTATAAACATATGTGGTTCCTCGACATTAACAAAATTTGATACTTGGCAGTATGGTTACAAAAGCACGGATTATATCCCAGCTACCAACTTTCCTTATCTAGTCATTAATTCCACACAGGCAGGGTATTTTGCGTTTTATTCACTGATGTTATCCTATGAGCCTAGGGCAGTACCTGGAACACAAGAGTCCCTCTCATTAGAGATCTGCTGCTGAATGAACAAACTATTACTTATCAGCAAGTAGAAGAATTTTAGTGTCAGGAAGAACTAGGTTGTAGTAATGTATTAGGATAATGAAGCAACCCAGGCCTAGAGGCCTGAcgtggaaaaaaaaagggggggctggGAAGGAGATGGGTAAGGACAAAGGAGCAGGACAAACTTGACTAAATGTATTAGAAACATATGAGAAAtcctttcctgtctttcctttcttaGAGGAGCTTTTTCACACAACGGTTTTGGGTATTAGAAcaagtttataaaaattacaaagcctttctttcccattttatttccatttcattagtGTTTATGTTCAACCTGAAATACTGCATGCaagtacaaatatttttagttgCATTCTccttcataaaaatttaatttacctTCATAGCCATATTTTTTAGGAGATCACAGAAttatgatgattaaaaaaatcaagtgctGACACTGAACATCATTAATGATCAGTCATAGAATCCTATAATCTTGGACTCACCGCTATACATTATCATCTAGTTATCTTCCTGCAGGTAGAGGGCAGGCAGTTCTCATGCTTCTAATACTTCCCCAGATTCATTCCTCTCATTCGGTTTAAGGATCTGGTAGTTAAAAGTTCCTCAGGGATATTAACCTGCATAAGATGTCTGCATTTAGACTGTCTTTAGGGGGTTGCTTATGTTGTAGTTTTCAACTAGAGTAGTACTCAGAATCCTACGTAGTGCTTTTAAATAACATACATGTTCAAATCACATCCTCACATCCCAGACCTAATAAACCAACTGCTAGGAGTTGCAAGCCTAGAAAACAAATGTAACTCACTACCAATGTACTGCAAATATAGAAAATCAGGTTCATCTTCCATCATTTCTCTCAAAGCACAATCATCAAGCATTAAAAAACTAGGAGTtagaaagaagagcagaaaaaagaCTAAAGAGAGACTAAAGGCGTATACATAATTCACCAATTACATGAATCTTAAAGTTCCATAACAAACTCTTATCTCCACTCCCAGTTgggaatcatttttttaagctgTCAAATGAAGTTTTTCATCATCTTTCAGTGCCCATGAGAAGCATTTTCCTCATGAAACACAGGATATCGAACAGTTTGTCTCATGGGGTAAAAACAAACCAATATATCAACACCGGCACCAGCAGTATCATCAATCAGGACCACGGATCATgtgttttctctgcatttttgtcACTGACTCCTTGAAACAACCCTAAAGCACCGGATACTACCTTTACTTTGTAGctgggaaaataaatgaaggcCCAGAGGCTAAGTTACAGAAAATCAGGTGAGGAAAGCAGGATTCAGCATTGAGTAATAAAGCAAGGTGGCTAAGTACATTGCTGAAACTCCACAGACACCAAGACTCAAGTCTGGGCTCTCTGCAGCAGTTGTATGACCAAATTTGCACAACAGGGAGACAGACAGTACCTCTTTACCCAGCTGTTAACTATACTGTCCTATGTGAAGTATTTAGTTCAGTGCCAGCTTCAAAGAAATGCTCCACCAGTGGCAGTTTGGTATAGTGATTAAGAGCACAACTTTGTAGTCAGACTGCTTGGGCTTAAAAGCTGCTCTGTCATTTCCTAGTTATATGATCACAGGCAAGATCCTCAATCTTTCTgtatcttagtttcctcatctgtaaagtgagaacAGTAATTGCACCTGTCTCAAACAGAATACTAACTCCTGGATCATTCCCCCACAGATGCCTAttcccaaaggagaaaaaaaattctgcttttttacTGGTTTTCTTCGTCTCAGTAAGTTTCCTAAAACCTAAGATTTATCCTTGCTTGCTTACTGTGCATGGCAAATCCCAACCACCACCGAACCCCAAATCCATCCACTTTTCTCCAGATCTAACAACCaagccaccatcaccatcatcagcaCCTCAAAGACGTCGAGTAAAAGTACTTGTTGcccattatttgttttttcacatGCATGTGTGTTTCTTGCCACTTCCACAGAGCAAGCGTAAGAAAGGAAGATTGAGAATGTTCGACAAAACCGCCTAGGCTGAACACAAAAGGACAGACCTGGAATTTAACAGTGCAGCAGCAGAAGCATTCCCATACTGACAGGAAAAGGCAAGGTACTTGGCATCAACACTAATGCTCAGCCTTGCGCTGGGACTACTGACCAATGAAAGAGGACCCAGAAATAAAGGGTAAAGATagtggaaaagaaacaaaagaagctaACATGTATGAAGCAATAGTTTTCCTATATACCAGAAGTAGTTGACAAGAAAATGTAATTGAGAAAAGAACCTAACTCTAACAGCCACAAAAATCACAAAGCAACTTAGAATACGGctaacagaaatatttaaagttatatGTGATTACGTTTTATTGCAGGCCACAGAAGACAACTTGATTAAGTACAGATACTTGTTCCTGAACAGGAAGACAGaataatattctttcttaaagTGTAATTCAATTATAAGAAATTACTAACAGGAGTCTGTAGCATGgataaagtgatttaa
Coding sequences:
- the TNRC6A gene encoding trinucleotide repeat-containing gene 6A protein isoform X10, with product MRELEAKATKDVERTLSRDLVQEEEQLMEEKKKKKDDKKKKEAAQKKATEQKIKVPEQIKPSVSQPQPANSNNGTSTATSTNNNAKRATANNPQQQQQPQPPQQPQQPPQQPPQPPQQQPQPAQALPRYPREVPPRFRHQEHKQLLKRGQHFPVIAANLGSAVKVLSSQSESSALTNQQPQNNGEVQNSKNQSDINHSTSGSHYENSQRGPVSSPSDSSTNCKNAVVNDSPETEAWPSVPGSDPELASECMDADSASSSESERNITIMASGSTGGEKDGLRNSTGLGSQNKFVVGSSSNNVGHGSSPGPWGFSHGAIISTCQVSVDAPESKSESSNNRMNAWGTVSSSSNGGLNPSTLNSASNHGAWPVLDNNGLALKGPVGSGSSGINIQCSTIGQMPNNQSINSKVGGSSTHGTWGSLQETCESEVSGTQKVSFSGQPQNITTEMTGPNNTTNFMTSSLPNSGSVQNNELPSNTGAWRVSTMNHPQIQAPSVMNGTSLSHLSNGEPKSGGSYGTTWGAYGSNYSGDKCSSPNGQANGDTVNATLMQPGINGPMGTNFQVNTNKGGGVWESGATNSQNASWGSGNGANSGGSRRGWGTPAQNTGTNIPSVEWSKLPSNQHSNDSANGNGKKFTNGWKSTEEEDQASAASQTTEQNSVWAKTGGTVESEGSTESTGRLEEKATGENQSRDRRKIDQHTLLQSIVNRTDLDPRVLSNSGWGQTPIKQNTAWDTETSPRGERKTDNGTEAWGSSATQTFNSGACTDKTSPTSNDTSSVSGWGDPKPALRWGDSKGSSCQGGWEDDAAATGMVKSNQWGNSKEEKSAWNDSQKSKQGWGDGQKSNQGWSVSASDNWGETSRSNHWGEANKKSSSGGSDSDRSVSGWNELGKTSSFTWGNNINPNNSSGWDESSKPNPSQGWGDPPKSNQSLGWGDSSKPVTSPDWNKQQDIVGSWGIPPATGKPPGTGWLGGPIPAPTKEEEPTGWEEPSPESIRRKMEIDDGTSAWGDPSKYNYKNVNMWNKNVPNGSSRSDQQAQVHQLLPSASAISNKEAGSGSGPKSMQDGWCGDDMPLPGNRPTGWEEEEDVEIGMWNSNSSQELNSSLNWPPYTKKMSSKGLSGKKRRRERGTMKGGNKQEEAWINPFVKQFSNISFSRDSPEENVQSNKMDLSGGMLQDKRMEIDKHSLNIGDYNRTVGKGPGSRPQISKESSMERSPYFDKNGNPSMFGVGNTAAQPRGMQQPPAQPLSSSQPNLRAQVPPPLLSPQVPVSLLKYAPNNGGLNPLFGPQQVAMLNQLSQLNQLSQISQLQRLLAQQQRAQSQRSVPSGNRQQQDQQGRPLSVQQQMMQQSRQLDPSLLVKQQTPPSQQQPLHQPAMKSFLENVMPHTTPELQKGPSPINAFSNFPIGLNSNLNVNMDMNSIKEPQSRLRKWTTVDSISVNTSLDQNSSKHGAISSGFRLEESPFVPYDFMNSSTSPASPPGSIGDGWPRAKSPNGSSSVNWPPEFRPGEPWKGYPNIDPETDPYVTPGSVINNLSINTVREVDHLRDRNSGSSSSLNTTLPSTSAWSSIRASNYNVPLSSTAQSTSARNSDSKLTWSPGSVTNTSLAHELWKVPLPPKNITAPSRPPPGLTGQKPPLSTWDNSPLRVGGGWGNSDARYTPGSSWGESSSGRITNWLVLKNLTPQIDGSTLRTLCMQHGPLITFHLNLPHGNALVRYSSKEEVVKAQKSLHMCVLGNTTILAEFASEEEISRFFAQSQSLTPSPGWQSLGSSQSRLGSLDCSHSFSSRTDLNHWNGAGLSGTNCGDLHGTSLWGTPHYSTSLWGPPSSSDPRGISSPSPINAFLSVDHLGGGGESM